A region from the Pseudomonas promysalinigenes genome encodes:
- a CDS encoding catalase family peroxidase, with amino-acid sequence MNSPLHGPAKALRLAGIGAVMLALGAGFAYAAGWIGGPQLTPQRIIDTFEAQAGHYPGYRKNHAKGLCVSGYFQASGQAATLSTARAFSQERVPVIGRFAIGGANPFAPDTAIPVRSMAIQLSTDDGQIWRTGMNNPPVLAVSNPQGFYDQVLAGAPDPATGKPNPAKMQAFFAAHPESAAFRQWAASYKPSDSFANTQYHSINAFELIDASGTAHPVRWQLEPQTALSPLPGQVDDKLFLQHDLQRRLAQGPLRWTLRLVLANPDDAVDDPARPWPADRRSVEAGTLVIEQVDAPEQGACRDLNFDPLILPSGIKPTADPILAARSAAYSESFNRRSREAQGEGAQQ; translated from the coding sequence ATGAACTCACCCTTGCATGGCCCAGCCAAGGCGCTTCGCCTGGCCGGCATAGGCGCCGTGATGCTGGCGCTGGGCGCAGGCTTCGCCTATGCCGCCGGCTGGATCGGCGGGCCGCAACTGACCCCTCAGCGCATCATCGATACCTTCGAGGCCCAGGCCGGCCACTATCCGGGCTACCGCAAGAACCACGCCAAGGGCCTGTGCGTCAGTGGCTACTTCCAGGCCAGCGGCCAGGCTGCAACGTTGTCCACCGCAAGGGCTTTCAGCCAGGAGCGGGTCCCGGTGATCGGCCGCTTTGCAATCGGCGGAGCTAATCCATTCGCCCCGGATACGGCAATACCGGTGCGTAGTATGGCGATCCAGCTGAGCACCGATGATGGCCAGATCTGGCGAACCGGCATGAACAACCCTCCGGTACTGGCAGTGAGCAACCCGCAAGGTTTCTATGACCAGGTGCTGGCCGGCGCGCCAGACCCCGCCACTGGCAAGCCCAACCCTGCCAAGATGCAGGCATTTTTCGCGGCGCACCCGGAAAGCGCGGCGTTTCGTCAGTGGGCCGCAAGCTACAAACCCAGCGACAGCTTCGCCAACACCCAATACCACAGCATCAATGCCTTTGAGCTGATCGATGCCAGCGGTACGGCGCATCCGGTACGGTGGCAGTTGGAACCACAAACAGCGCTCAGCCCCCTTCCCGGCCAGGTCGATGACAAGCTGTTCCTACAGCATGACCTGCAACGGCGCCTGGCCCAAGGGCCGCTGCGCTGGACCCTGCGCCTGGTGCTGGCCAACCCGGATGATGCAGTGGATGACCCGGCTCGACCATGGCCAGCTGACCGGCGCAGCGTTGAAGCCGGCACGCTGGTGATCGAGCAGGTCGACGCCCCCGAACAAGGCGCCTGTCGCGACTTGAACTTCGACCCATTGATCCTGCCTAGCGGCATCAAGCCCACTGCCGATCCGATCCTCGCTGCCCGTTCTGCCGCCTATTCGGAATCTTTCAACCGCCGCAGCCGCGAAGCCCAGGGCGAAGGAGCACAGCAATGA
- a CDS encoding cytochrome b — translation MKPDVFHPLARLIHWLMAVLIIAMLFIGVSMVGDLSLRHPLLIDLHKATGLALLVLVIVRLCLRLTLPHPPLPTDMPALQRIAAGASHWLLYGLMLAMPLLGWAMLSAGGYPRPLQLPAIAPHDLQLYAVLRQAHGWAGYLLFATVLVHLGAALMHALVRRDGVLRSMWPGPVRRGE, via the coding sequence ATGAAACCCGACGTCTTTCACCCTCTGGCCCGCCTGATTCACTGGCTGATGGCGGTGCTGATCATCGCCATGCTGTTCATTGGCGTGAGCATGGTCGGCGACCTGTCCCTGCGCCACCCACTGTTGATCGACCTGCACAAAGCCACGGGCCTGGCCTTGCTTGTGCTGGTGATCGTACGCCTGTGCCTGCGCCTGACCTTACCGCACCCGCCCTTGCCGACCGACATGCCAGCCTTGCAACGCATCGCCGCAGGCGCATCCCATTGGCTGCTGTATGGGCTGATGCTGGCCATGCCGCTGCTGGGCTGGGCGATGCTTTCGGCCGGTGGCTACCCACGCCCGCTGCAACTGCCGGCAATCGCCCCGCACGACTTGCAGCTGTACGCGGTGCTTCGCCAGGCCCACGGCTGGGCCGGCTATCTGCTGTTCGCCACCGTACTGGTGCACTTGGGTGCCGCGCTGATGCATGCCCTGGTAAGGCGTGACGGGGTGTTGCGCAGCATGTGGCCAGGCCCTGTGAGACGCGGCGAATAA
- a CDS encoding anti-sigma factor family protein, with amino-acid sequence MKRLIPGEDELHAYVDDRLEPARRAEIQAWLAANPQQAARVEAWRSDARRLRAALAGLGETQGAAKLDLHQVQQRLRQRRLRRVASAAMLLLALGVGGLGGWQARQVTLASDTLPMADAVQAHRLFAGTQALDIQASDPEQLRQWLGRHFSRVGQLPDLAGYGFEPVGARLLSNEQGPAALLVFQDRSGQRISLFLRSPGDRYASMPQGQRVDGQLEARYWSHGAYNFALVSAASDGRGARVGEALRLGL; translated from the coding sequence ATGAAACGCCTGATCCCTGGTGAAGACGAACTGCATGCTTATGTCGATGACCGCCTGGAGCCGGCGCGGCGTGCTGAAATACAGGCATGGCTGGCGGCCAACCCTCAGCAAGCGGCGCGGGTGGAGGCCTGGCGCAGCGATGCCAGGCGCCTGCGTGCCGCACTGGCGGGGTTGGGGGAGACCCAGGGCGCGGCGAAGCTCGACCTGCACCAGGTTCAGCAGCGGCTGCGCCAGCGCAGGCTACGGCGCGTGGCGTCGGCGGCGATGCTGTTACTGGCGTTGGGCGTCGGCGGGCTGGGCGGATGGCAGGCTCGCCAGGTCACCTTGGCCAGCGATACGTTGCCAATGGCCGATGCCGTGCAGGCCCATCGGCTGTTTGCCGGCACCCAGGCGCTGGACATTCAGGCCAGTGACCCTGAGCAGTTGCGCCAATGGCTGGGGCGGCATTTCAGCCGCGTGGGACAATTACCGGACCTGGCGGGGTATGGCTTCGAGCCGGTTGGGGCGCGGCTGCTCAGTAACGAGCAGGGCCCGGCGGCGTTGCTGGTATTCCAGGACCGCAGTGGGCAACGTATCAGCCTGTTTTTGCGCTCGCCGGGCGATCGCTATGCAAGCATGCCGCAGGGTCAACGGGTGGATGGTCAGCTCGAGGCCCGCTACTGGTCGCATGGGGCCTACAACTTTGCCCTGGTCAGCGCGGCAAGCGATGGGCGTGGGGCGAGGGTGGGGGAGGCGTTGCGCTTGGGGTTGTGA
- a CDS encoding GNAT family N-acetyltransferase: MPDVTAAQARVCTLDNGYRREARALLYDAYRHDPTFAYIFEAHRPGYEQRLRVMIRHWVRQHFYLQLPAIGLLLDDRLIALALIVPPQRRLGVADSWVWRLRMLLGAGQRCTRRYLDYQAAVIGCVPSDQVHMLPLLGVHPHFRGGHYAEQLLQAVHDWCAEDPNTQGVVLDSGNEQYLAFYARQGYEEIGEVVLGPVRERVFFHPNPEVSLSSIA; this comes from the coding sequence ATGCCCGATGTCACTGCCGCCCAGGCCCGTGTCTGTACGCTCGATAACGGCTACCGCCGTGAGGCCCGCGCATTGTTGTACGACGCCTATCGGCACGATCCAACCTTCGCCTATATCTTCGAAGCGCATCGTCCAGGCTATGAGCAAAGGCTGCGAGTGATGATTCGCCATTGGGTGCGGCAGCACTTTTACCTGCAATTGCCAGCCATAGGCCTACTGCTTGATGACCGCCTGATTGCCCTGGCTCTGATCGTGCCGCCGCAGCGGCGTCTGGGGGTCGCCGACAGTTGGGTCTGGCGCTTGCGCATGCTGCTGGGCGCTGGGCAGCGCTGTACCCGGCGCTACCTGGACTATCAGGCAGCCGTGATTGGCTGTGTGCCTTCCGATCAGGTGCATATGCTGCCGCTGTTAGGCGTTCACCCGCACTTTCGCGGCGGGCATTACGCTGAACAATTGTTACAAGCTGTTCATGACTGGTGCGCTGAGGACCCCAATACCCAAGGGGTCGTGCTGGACTCTGGCAACGAGCAATACCTGGCGTTCTATGCGCGTCAGGGCTATGAAGAGATTGGCGAGGTGGTGCTGGGGCCGGTTCGGGAGAGGGTGTTTTTTCATCCAAATCCTGAGGTATCGCTGTCATCAATTGCCTGA
- a CDS encoding sigma-70 family RNA polymerase sigma factor, protein MHDLDEQQWRELLQRLRRFAVWLTREPGSADDLVQATVERALTRRSQQREGEALRAWLFTILYRLFLDSKRRERLHARWLSWFSRADAADEPVGDNTEDIILAQADLQAFAQLSTEQRALLLLISIEGLSYKEAATALNIPIGTVMSRLSRARAALRELTEGAPQPPALRRLK, encoded by the coding sequence ATGCACGATTTGGACGAACAGCAGTGGCGTGAGCTGCTGCAGCGCCTGCGGCGCTTCGCCGTTTGGCTGACGCGCGAACCCGGCAGTGCCGACGACCTCGTCCAGGCCACGGTCGAGCGCGCCTTGACCCGCCGCAGCCAGCAACGCGAAGGCGAGGCCTTGCGCGCCTGGCTGTTCACGATCCTGTATCGGCTGTTTCTCGACTCCAAGCGCCGGGAGCGCCTGCACGCGCGCTGGTTGTCGTGGTTCAGCCGCGCCGATGCCGCCGATGAACCGGTTGGCGACAATACCGAAGACATCATCCTGGCCCAAGCCGATTTGCAGGCATTCGCCCAGCTTTCTACGGAACAGCGCGCCTTGCTGTTGCTGATCAGCATCGAAGGGCTCAGCTACAAGGAGGCAGCCACGGCCTTGAACATCCCCATCGGGACGGTCATGTCGCGCCTCTCGCGCGCGCGCGCCGCCCTACGTGAACTGACCGAGGGCGCCCCCCAGCCGCCAGCCTTGCGGAGACTCAAATGA
- a CDS encoding autotransporter assembly complex protein TamA, translating into MTYSGRFTWGLVFWAASFAAWGQSELLVKVKPANKALKANVEGYIGTLGDRDEEALLRFSRGAQEQARKAAQALGYYQAQIDTEVNPPAQADQSPQLVVKIEPGEPVRLRNVTVRIEGPASELKAFRVPDSKALRPGEQLNHGLYEDAKRLIQNQASRYGFFAGHFTQQRLAVDPQAGVADIELVYQSGPRYRLGAVTFSGDTPLDQDLLQRMVSFKPGTPYDSELIAGLNNDLQSSGYFEGVRVDAAPTAAVGEDIPVDVHLETRKPRTLGLGLGFSTDVGPRGKANWTRHWVNPQGHSYGWETELSAPRQNVGLWYDVPLDPPLTDKLRFAGGYQNEEIAGTDTLSKLLTVGPEWHSKLPSGWQRVISLKYQREEYRLGDDSGLSNLLMPGVSFSYLRSDNRIDPHNGYRLQFDTQVAKEGLVSDTNLLHANVLLKGLTTLGHNHRLLGRVQFGGSATNGYKNNIPPSLRFFAGGDQSVRGYDYQTLSPKNSDGDRIGGRYLVAGSVEYQYSLTEKWRVATFIDQGNAFNTLELPSLKTGVGFGVRWVSPVGPLRLDLAKALDDDGGIRLHFSMGPEL; encoded by the coding sequence ATGACGTATTCAGGAAGATTCACCTGGGGCCTGGTTTTCTGGGCCGCCAGTTTTGCCGCATGGGGCCAGAGCGAGTTGCTGGTGAAGGTCAAGCCAGCCAACAAAGCACTCAAGGCCAATGTCGAAGGCTATATCGGTACCCTGGGGGACCGCGACGAAGAAGCGCTGCTGCGTTTCAGCCGCGGTGCCCAGGAGCAGGCGCGCAAAGCTGCGCAGGCACTTGGCTATTATCAGGCGCAGATCGACACCGAGGTCAATCCGCCTGCCCAAGCAGACCAATCCCCTCAACTGGTCGTCAAGATAGAGCCAGGTGAGCCGGTGCGCTTGCGCAACGTAACCGTACGCATCGAGGGGCCGGCCAGTGAGCTCAAAGCCTTCCGCGTACCTGACAGCAAGGCCCTGCGGCCGGGCGAGCAGCTCAATCATGGCCTCTACGAAGATGCCAAGCGGCTTATCCAGAACCAGGCCTCGCGGTATGGTTTTTTTGCTGGCCATTTCACGCAACAGCGCCTGGCCGTTGACCCACAGGCCGGGGTTGCCGACATCGAGCTGGTTTACCAGAGTGGCCCGCGCTATCGCTTGGGGGCGGTGACATTCAGTGGCGACACCCCGCTGGACCAGGACCTGCTGCAGCGCATGGTTTCGTTCAAGCCTGGCACGCCCTACGACTCGGAACTGATCGCCGGCCTGAACAACGACCTGCAATCGAGTGGCTACTTCGAAGGGGTGCGGGTCGATGCCGCACCTACTGCGGCGGTGGGCGAAGACATCCCGGTGGATGTTCATCTAGAAACCCGCAAACCACGTACCCTAGGCCTGGGGCTGGGCTTTTCCACCGACGTGGGCCCACGTGGCAAGGCCAACTGGACCCGGCACTGGGTCAACCCCCAGGGGCACAGTTATGGCTGGGAAACAGAGCTGTCGGCGCCGCGGCAAAACGTCGGGTTGTGGTATGACGTGCCGCTTGATCCACCCTTGACCGACAAGCTGCGCTTCGCGGGCGGCTATCAAAACGAAGAAATCGCTGGCACCGATACGCTCAGCAAGCTGCTGACCGTCGGCCCCGAGTGGCACAGTAAATTGCCCAGCGGCTGGCAACGGGTCATCTCGCTCAAATACCAGCGCGAGGAGTATCGCCTGGGCGATGACTCGGGCTTGAGCAACCTGTTGATGCCAGGTGTGAGTTTTTCCTATCTGCGCAGTGACAACCGCATCGACCCGCACAACGGTTATCGCTTGCAGTTCGACACCCAGGTGGCAAAGGAAGGTCTGGTGTCCGATACCAATCTGTTGCATGCCAATGTTCTGCTCAAGGGCCTGACCACCCTGGGCCACAACCATCGTTTGCTTGGCCGGGTGCAGTTCGGGGGCAGCGCCACCAACGGCTACAAGAACAACATCCCACCTTCGCTGCGCTTCTTCGCAGGTGGCGACCAAAGCGTGCGCGGTTATGACTACCAGACCCTATCGCCCAAGAACAGCGATGGCGATCGTATCGGTGGCCGTTATCTGGTCGCAGGCAGTGTGGAGTACCAGTATTCGCTGACCGAAAAATGGCGCGTGGCAACCTTCATCGACCAAGGTAACGCGTTCAATACCTTGGAGCTGCCAAGCCTCAAGACCGGGGTGGGTTTCGGGGTGCGCTGGGTCTCACCGGTAGGGCCGTTGCGCCTGGATCTGGCCAAAGCGCTCGATGACGATGGCGGTATACGCCTGCACTTCTCCATGGGGCCTGAGCTGTGA
- a CDS encoding DUF2589 domain-containing protein, with translation MTAIDLRDITRGLQEAAAATNSLIAQQYINLFDQFFDCDTQALGSPMKAKMVEVAMDDRHIMRVPLFALVAPKGLTLERMQVDLSVRVNATEELRALREECDKASTASFKVTIGAQGRQGEARDPDEVQIRMQFHASEPPEALNRLIEEYTKLITPTRKPDTPAPEPSNEFVEAATVR, from the coding sequence ATGACCGCCATCGACCTGCGAGACATTACCCGTGGTCTGCAGGAAGCCGCTGCGGCTACCAACAGTTTGATCGCCCAGCAGTACATCAATCTGTTCGACCAGTTCTTCGATTGTGATACCCAGGCATTGGGCAGCCCGATGAAGGCCAAGATGGTCGAGGTTGCCATGGACGACCGGCACATCATGCGCGTGCCATTGTTCGCCCTGGTGGCTCCCAAGGGCCTGACGCTCGAGCGCATGCAGGTAGACCTGTCGGTACGGGTCAACGCTACCGAAGAGTTGCGCGCCCTACGCGAAGAATGTGACAAAGCCAGCACGGCCAGCTTCAAGGTGACCATCGGCGCGCAGGGTCGCCAGGGCGAAGCCCGGGACCCTGATGAAGTGCAGATCCGCATGCAGTTTCATGCCAGCGAACCCCCTGAAGCGCTCAACCGCTTGATCGAGGAATACACCAAGCTGATCACGCCGACCCGCAAGCCCGACACGCCTGCCCCCGAGCCAAGCAACGAGTTCGTCGAAGCCGCTACAGTGCGTTGA
- a CDS encoding translocation/assembly module TamB domain-containing protein yields the protein MKRALKLVLLGVVGAVLLVAVVLGLLLGTEGGSRWALSRVPGLTVDDFQGRLAGTWQASQVSWREGDSLVQVQAPLLNWSPACLLRATLCIEQLRAERIDMAFAPSDTPAEPGPVQLPTLRLPLGIEVGEVRVGQLRLDGSDLLADLHLAAHWTGAGLRIDSLQLQRDDLRVDLHGDVQPDGDWPLQLQGQVQLPAVDGKAWQLALSAKGELQKALSLDATSSGYLDARLSGSIQALAEHLPATLQIRSDAFKPAASLPDTLQLDQLVLNAQGDLLDGYRLSGTASLPAEQGPIALALAGKVDAKGAQLDALDLTASETQQVKLKAKADWQQGLQADAQLDWQSFPWLRLYPLEAAPQVTLKRLNAQVHYRDGTYNGNFNGDLDGPAGAFNLASPFEGDLGQVRLPQLALTAGQGKAAGSVALRFADALAWDVDLQLSALDPAYWLAELPGTLAGPLRSKGEMKGEHLSLDAQLDLKGRLRGQPALLKVQAQGGGQDWTLGALAVQLGDNRINGSGSLQQRLAGRIDLDLPRLGQLWPRLQGQIKGRVDVSGTLDAPQGNLTLQGQQLAQEDNRIQRLDLQAKLDSAQRALLALKADGIRSGDTVLGTLQANGKGDIRQQALTLALEGPQLKLNLGLDGQLNKGDWRGRLATGRIQAGGQDWQLQGPARLQRLANGQLDFGAHCWRSGQASLCGEDQRLAPEPRLRYHLKQFPLDSLAQWLPKDFAWQGLLNADVNLDIPAGGPKGSVRVDASGGTLRVRDQGRWIDFPYQALRVDSTLAPRRVDTRLEFRGERLGQLSLNTRIDPLGTNKPLSGDFRLSGLDLSIARPFVPMVEQLTGQLNGSGRLTGTLLAPQVNGNLELSGGQVSGAQLPVSLHDLSLRALIAGEQVQLNGNWRSGDAGRGQLNGQLTWGQALGMDLRLQGQQLPVTVEPYATLEVAPDLNLRLIDDKLAVSGKVLVPKGKITVRELPPSTVKVSDDTVIVGQQTEEGKPPMAMAMDIDVAVGQDKLSFSGFGLTANLLGHVHIGDNMDTRGELSLADGRYRAYGQRLTIRRARLLFAGPIDQPYLDIEAIRTVDDVIAGIRLSGSAEQPTTTVFSEPAMSQEQALSYLVLGRPLGNSGEDNNMLAEAALGLGLAGSAGITGKLASGLGIDDFQLDTEGSGNSTSVVASGNLTEKLSLRYGVGVFEPANTIALRYKLSKKVYLEAASGLASSLDIFYKRDF from the coding sequence GTGAAGCGTGCGTTGAAGTTGGTTTTGCTGGGCGTAGTGGGGGCTGTGCTGCTGGTGGCTGTGGTTTTGGGTCTGCTACTGGGCACCGAAGGCGGTAGTCGCTGGGCGCTGAGTCGCGTGCCTGGGCTCACGGTCGATGACTTCCAGGGGCGCCTGGCCGGCACCTGGCAGGCCAGCCAGGTGAGCTGGCGCGAGGGTGATAGCCTGGTTCAGGTGCAGGCGCCGCTGCTGAACTGGTCGCCGGCCTGCCTGCTGCGTGCCACGCTGTGCATCGAGCAACTGCGTGCAGAGCGAATCGACATGGCGTTTGCTCCCAGCGACACGCCAGCCGAGCCCGGCCCCGTACAATTGCCGACGCTGCGCTTGCCGTTGGGGATCGAAGTGGGGGAGGTCAGGGTTGGCCAGCTGCGTCTGGATGGCAGCGACCTTTTGGCCGATCTGCACCTGGCGGCCCATTGGACCGGCGCTGGATTGCGTATCGACAGCCTGCAATTGCAGCGTGACGACTTGCGCGTGGACCTGCACGGTGATGTGCAGCCTGACGGCGATTGGCCGCTGCAACTGCAAGGGCAGGTGCAGTTGCCGGCAGTTGATGGCAAGGCCTGGCAACTGGCGCTGAGCGCCAAAGGTGAGCTTCAGAAAGCGCTTAGCCTCGATGCCACCAGCAGTGGTTATCTCGATGCCCGCCTGAGCGGGTCGATCCAGGCCTTGGCCGAACATTTACCGGCGACCTTGCAGATTCGTTCAGATGCCTTCAAACCTGCGGCCTCGCTGCCTGACACCTTGCAGCTCGATCAGCTGGTACTGAACGCCCAAGGCGATTTGCTCGATGGCTACCGGTTGTCTGGCACTGCCAGTCTGCCCGCCGAACAGGGCCCAATTGCACTGGCTCTGGCGGGTAAGGTAGATGCCAAAGGCGCTCAGCTCGATGCGCTGGACCTGACCGCCAGCGAAACTCAACAGGTCAAGCTCAAGGCCAAAGCGGACTGGCAGCAAGGTCTGCAGGCTGACGCGCAACTCGACTGGCAGAGCTTTCCATGGCTGCGGCTTTATCCGCTTGAGGCTGCGCCGCAGGTGACTCTCAAGCGGCTGAACGCTCAGGTGCACTACCGCGACGGTACTTACAACGGCAACTTCAACGGTGATCTCGATGGGCCGGCAGGTGCGTTCAACCTGGCCAGCCCATTCGAGGGTGACCTGGGCCAAGTGCGCCTACCGCAACTAGCGCTGACTGCCGGGCAGGGCAAAGCGGCTGGCAGCGTCGCGCTACGCTTCGCCGACGCCCTGGCCTGGGACGTCGACTTGCAGTTGTCTGCCCTGGACCCTGCGTACTGGCTCGCTGAGTTACCGGGCACCCTGGCAGGCCCTTTGCGGAGCAAGGGGGAAATGAAGGGTGAGCACCTGAGCCTGGATGCCCAGCTCGACCTCAAAGGGCGCCTGCGCGGGCAACCAGCGCTGCTCAAAGTCCAGGCGCAGGGTGGCGGCCAGGACTGGACCCTTGGCGCCCTGGCAGTGCAATTGGGAGATAACCGCATCAACGGCAGCGGCAGCTTGCAGCAGCGTCTTGCCGGTCGTATCGACCTCGACCTGCCCCGCCTGGGCCAGCTATGGCCCAGGCTGCAAGGCCAGATCAAGGGCCGTGTGGACGTCAGTGGCACCCTGGACGCGCCACAGGGCAACTTGACCTTGCAGGGCCAGCAATTGGCGCAAGAAGATAACCGCATTCAGCGGCTCGATCTGCAGGCGAAGTTGGACAGCGCCCAGCGCGCACTGCTTGCGCTCAAAGCCGATGGCATCCGCTCGGGTGACACCGTGCTGGGTACCTTGCAAGCCAATGGCAAGGGCGATATTCGTCAGCAGGCGTTGACCTTGGCCCTTGAGGGGCCTCAGCTGAAGTTGAACCTGGGGCTCGATGGCCAGTTGAACAAAGGTGACTGGCGCGGACGGCTGGCCACAGGCAGGATCCAGGCCGGCGGCCAGGACTGGCAGCTGCAGGGGCCGGCCCGTTTGCAGCGCTTGGCCAATGGTCAGCTGGATTTCGGCGCCCATTGCTGGCGCTCTGGCCAGGCGAGCTTGTGCGGTGAGGACCAGCGCCTGGCCCCCGAGCCTCGCCTGCGTTATCACCTCAAGCAGTTCCCGCTCGACAGCCTGGCGCAATGGCTACCCAAAGACTTTGCCTGGCAAGGCCTGCTCAATGCAGACGTGAACCTGGATATACCGGCTGGCGGCCCGAAAGGTAGCGTTCGCGTCGATGCCAGTGGTGGGACGCTGCGGGTTCGCGACCAGGGGCGCTGGATCGACTTCCCCTACCAGGCCCTGCGTGTAGACAGCACGCTGGCGCCGCGCCGGGTCGATACCCGCTTGGAGTTTCGCGGTGAACGCCTGGGCCAGTTGAGCCTGAACACGCGTATCGATCCGCTGGGTACCAACAAGCCGCTGTCGGGTGATTTCCGCCTGTCGGGTCTGGACCTGTCGATCGCCCGGCCGTTCGTGCCGATGGTCGAACAGTTGACGGGGCAGCTCAATGGCAGTGGGCGCTTGACCGGGACTTTGCTGGCGCCGCAGGTCAACGGCAACCTGGAGCTCAGTGGCGGCCAGGTCAGTGGTGCACAGTTACCGGTCAGCCTGCATGACTTGTCGTTACGGGCGCTGATTGCCGGCGAGCAGGTGCAGCTCAATGGCAACTGGCGCAGCGGCGATGCCGGGCGCGGCCAGCTCAACGGCCAACTGACCTGGGGGCAGGCTTTGGGTATGGACCTGCGGCTGCAGGGGCAGCAGTTGCCCGTGACCGTCGAGCCTTACGCCACCCTTGAAGTCGCCCCAGATCTGAACCTGCGCCTGATCGACGACAAGCTCGCGGTGAGCGGTAAAGTGCTGGTGCCCAAAGGTAAGATTACCGTTCGCGAGCTGCCACCTTCGACCGTCAAAGTCTCGGATGATACGGTCATCGTTGGCCAACAGACCGAAGAAGGCAAGCCGCCCATGGCGATGGCAATGGACATCGACGTGGCGGTGGGGCAGGACAAGCTGTCGTTCAGCGGCTTTGGCCTGACTGCCAACCTGCTGGGCCATGTGCACATCGGTGACAACATGGACACCCGGGGTGAACTGAGCCTGGCCGACGGCCGCTACCGCGCCTATGGTCAACGCCTGACTATACGCCGCGCCCGGCTGCTGTTCGCAGGGCCGATAGATCAGCCTTATCTGGATATCGAGGCGATCCGCACCGTCGACGATGTGATCGCGGGCATTCGCCTCAGTGGCAGTGCCGAGCAACCCACGACTACCGTGTTCTCCGAGCCAGCCATGAGCCAGGAGCAAGCACTGTCTTATCTGGTCCTTGGACGCCCGCTAGGCAACTCTGGAGAGGACAACAACATGTTGGCCGAAGCGGCATTGGGCTTGGGCTTGGCCGGTAGTGCGGGCATCACCGGCAAGCTGGCATCTGGCCTGGGGATCGATGACTTCCAATTGGATACCGAGGGCTCTGGTAACAGCACCAGCGTGGTGGCCAGCGGCAACCTGACCGAAAAGCTCAGTCTGCGCTATGGCGTAGGGGTTTTCGAGCCGGCCAACACCATTGCGTTGCGTTACAAACTGAGCAAGAAGGTGTATCTGGAGGCCGCCAGCGGGCTGGCAAGCTCCCTGGATATCTTTTACAAGCGCGACTTTTAA
- the xthA gene encoding exodeoxyribonuclease III, whose product MKIVCFNINGLRARPHQLAALIDKHQPDVIGLQETKVSDDQFPLADVQALGYHVHYHGQKGHYGVALLSRQAPLSLFKGFATDEEDAQRRFIWGTFADAQGNPITIMNGYFPQGESRDHPTKFPAKQRFYSDLQALLEGQFKNDQPILVMGDMNISPQDCDIGIGADNAKRWLKTGKCSFLPEEREWMERLKGWGLVDSFRHLHPEVADRFSWFDYRSRGFEDEPKRGLRIDLIMASQALVPRIKAAGVDYELRGMEKPSDHAPIWLQLD is encoded by the coding sequence ATGAAGATCGTCTGTTTCAACATCAACGGCCTGCGGGCCCGCCCGCACCAGCTGGCGGCGCTGATCGACAAGCACCAGCCGGACGTGATCGGCCTGCAGGAAACCAAGGTCAGCGACGATCAGTTCCCCTTGGCCGATGTCCAGGCCTTGGGCTATCACGTGCATTACCACGGCCAGAAAGGCCATTACGGCGTAGCCCTGCTTTCGCGCCAAGCCCCGCTGAGCCTGTTCAAAGGGTTCGCCACGGATGAAGAAGATGCCCAGCGCCGCTTCATCTGGGGCACCTTCGCCGATGCCCAGGGCAACCCGATCACGATCATGAACGGCTACTTCCCCCAGGGGGAAAGCCGCGACCACCCCACCAAGTTCCCCGCCAAGCAGCGCTTCTACAGCGACCTGCAAGCGCTGCTTGAGGGGCAGTTCAAGAATGACCAGCCCATACTGGTGATGGGTGACATGAACATTTCCCCCCAGGATTGCGACATCGGCATCGGCGCGGACAATGCCAAGCGCTGGCTGAAAACCGGCAAGTGCAGCTTCCTGCCTGAAGAGCGCGAGTGGATGGAACGCCTCAAGGGCTGGGGCCTGGTGGACAGTTTCCGCCACCTGCACCCGGAAGTGGCCGACCGCTTCAGTTGGTTCGACTATCGCAGCCGTGGCTTCGAGGACGAACCCAAGCGCGGGCTGCGTATCGACCTGATCATGGCGTCCCAGGCGCTGGTGCCGCGGATCAAGGCAGCCGGTGTGGACTACGAGCTGCGCGGCATGGAAAAACCTTCCGACCACGCACCGATCTGGCTGCAGTTGGACTAA